The following proteins come from a genomic window of Triticum aestivum cultivar Chinese Spring chromosome 6A, IWGSC CS RefSeq v2.1, whole genome shotgun sequence:
- the LOC123130976 gene encoding protein RKD3-like, translating into MSLLAALEGEHHGGEKELKGEVGRDAGEKKRDGPEEKPLLLFQQVSRCFCMPIKQAAEELNVGLTLLKRQCRELGIPRWPHRKLKSLETLIKNAQELGKPMIEVEMLQRKKKLIEERPGHIELDEETKVLRQACFKEKFKRRRLMAMER; encoded by the exons ATGAGCCTTTTGGCAGCCTTGGAAGGAGAACATCACGGCGGGGAGAAGGAACTGAAGGGCGAGGTGGGCCGCGACGCCGGGGAGAAGAAGCGCGATGGACCAGAGGAGAAGCCACTGCTGTTGTTCCAGCAGGTGTCGCGGTGCTTCTGCATGCCGATCAAGCAGGCGGCGGAGGAGCTCAATGTTGGGCTGACGCTCCTGAAGAGGCAGTGCCGGGAGCTCGGGATCCCGCGGTGGCCGCACCGAAAGTTGAAGAGCCTGGAGACGCTCATCAAGAATGCTCAG GAGCTAGGGAAGCCTATGATTGAAGTGGAGATGCTGCAACGGAAGAAGAAGCTGATCGAGGAGAGGCCTGGGCACATTGAGCTGGATGAGGAGACGAAGGTGCTGAGGCAGGCGTGCTTCAAGGAGAAGTTCAAGAGGAGAAGGCTCATGGCAATGGAGCGGTAA